The window GAGGTGCGATTGCAGCTTGGGCGCAGGAACGTACTTCGGGCAGCACAGCGGGACATCCGGCGAAGAAAGTCCTCCTTCCACCTAGAGAGAATCCTCAGAAAGCAGAGGCTGCTGGAGGCACAGAAGGGACTGGAGCAGCCCAAGGCATTGTGCTGGCTCAAGGATGACCACACCCAGAAGCCCCCATACTGGGTACCCAGCACTGACACCATGGTCCCAGGGCCTCAACATAGAAGCAGGCGGACAGGTTACAGTTCTTTGAGCCTCCAAAGGCTCTGCAGCCGGTACTTGCCCCAGCTACACAGGTACAGCCAGCAGTGGTCATCTGGGATCATTGGCTGAGGTTTACAGCCTTGTTGCTCAGGTGGCCTTCTTTACTtcccagggcctcagtttctcagtctgtgaaatggaaagatttgcttactcctcccttccccaccatttttccctctttctctgtagGTGAGATCTTCTAAGACTCAGGCTtttaccttctcccattctgagtGGCAACTCTTGCTGCCTCGGTGGTCTCTTCCAAATGAGAATCtcagcctcatttttttttttttttaagattttatttatttatttgacagagagacagccagcgagagaaggaacacaagcagggggagtgggagaggaagaagcaggctcccagcagagcagggagccctatgcggggctcaatcccaggactctgggatcatgacctgagccgaaggcagatgcttaacgaccgagacacccaggcgcccctcagcctcATTTTTCACCTGCTGTTTAGACCCTGGCTATCCACGTACATCTCCCTGTGTTTGTCCTGTCACCAGCTCCATCTCATCTCTCCTCACACCAGACTCCATTCCCAcatgcttcttccctctccctcctgcctgtccTGCCACCTCAAGTGAGTTTCCTGACCTTACCTTCCAATTGATAAGCGAGTGGAACACTATCTTTCTGACTCCCAGGTCCCATTTgggatctttcttgttttttttttctccttcactccTTGCATTCAGTCAAGGTGAGGATGGAGCGGGGGACTGTGTCTGCTTCTTTATATCCTCCAGGCCTAGCCCAGGGCCTTGCCCATAGTATGTGTACAGTTCATGTCTGTCGGTTCTGTTGGCTCACCTCTCTGGTCTTCAGAGGACTAGgcaggacttttttttaagactttttattaaaattagtaTGCCTATCTCCCACATTCAGCAGTTACCAAGATTTATCATGCTTGCATTAATctcctttctgtcctttttctgatgaagtatttttgttttttatttttatttttaagattttatttatttgacaagtaggcagagcaacaggcagagggagagggagaagcaggctctccactgagcagggagcccaacatgaagcttgatcccaggatgctgggatcctgacctgagctgaaggcagacacttaaccgactgagccacccaggtgcccctgatgaagtattttaaaacaaatcctaGACATCGTGTCATTTCTAAAATACAAGGACTTCTCTTACAATCACATTGTCATTCACCTAACAAAATTAAGATCAGTTATTCAATATAATCTAAAACCTAGGCCCATATCAAATTTCTGTAATTGCCTCAAAAATATCTATTTACAGTTAGTTGTTCAAATTAAGATCCAAGTAGGATTCACATACTGCATGTGGCAAGTCTTTTAAGTTCCTTTTAATaatactttgtttcatttttatttcttcgtATCATTGATTTATTAAAGGTGGATCGGTTCTACAGAAGATGCCACTTTATAGATTTGCTTGTTTGATTCCTGCAGTGTCATTTAGATTGTTCCTCTGTTCCTCATACTGCCTATTAATGGAAGTTTTCCCTAAAGCATAATTAGATTCAGATTCAGTTCAGTCTTTTCataagataaagaaattgagcAACAGAGTGTACCTGGGCTCTCTGAAGCCAAAACTGTAGTCCATAGTTGCTTTTTGTACCTATAGAGCTTTTTTCCGACCTCAAAGGCTAGAAGGGGTAGTGACATTGGTCTAGTTATTAACCTCCCTTAGAGCAAACTAAGTGGGACTTTATATTCCCTCTGTGAGCAGGAAATAGGGaccttttacttttctaaaatggttttccttttctccacagtgTTTTCCTGAATCGGGATCCCTCCACCATGTTACCTCCTATGCCTGACCCTACTGATCAAATATCAGAGAAAATTCCATCAGAAGAGTATTTGCCCCAGGCTGCTTCTTACCCTCCAAGGACAGGACACTTTAGTAAAAATGCCCTCTATTCCTCAGGCAAGCGGCATCTCTGCACTCCTAAGGTGGCCTTGGCAAGGAATGGAGCCTTAGCCTCAGGCAGCTGCCTCACTGTGAGTTCTGAGTCTGCCAGCATCCAGGAAATGCAAAGAGTGGGTAAGCAGCCCTGTCAAATGTTGTCCCAGAGCTTAGCCTCTCTGGATCATTCAGCAAACAAGCTAAAGCCGAGGGATGAGCCAGGTGCACTCACCCCTTCCACCTATACCAAGAGGGGTAGGGGACTAGCAGACCCTGACCACACACGAGCAGGGTGGCAAAAAGAAGGGAACCTTGGGACCCACAAGACTGCTAAGGGAACCTGTTGCACTTCCTCACATCCCCGTGGACCCAAACAGGCATCTGGATGTGGAAAGGCAGCCAAGACTTTCTGGGTGGAATCCAAACCACCTCCTCCAAGCCGGGCATCAAAAAGGCAGCAGAGGGTTCTAGTCAAAGACATTGCCAAGAAGTCCTCTTGTTTGCCTCATGGCAGCCCTTTGAGGGGGCAACACAGTGTGGGAGACCAAGATTCCACATCCTCACTCACAGATTTCAGCCCAAGAGTGGACCATGTAAGAGATAAAGATGGTGACTTATCTGATGCAGATAGCAGTTACTCAGTGGATTCTCTCTCCTGTGTCTATGCCAAAGCCCTAATGGAGCCAAAGGACCCCGAGGGAAAGGAACAGGATCTCCCAGAGCCAGAGAACTCTGAAAGTGATGACGGCCAAATATCTGAGGACTCACTGGCTGAGAAGGGGTATGAAAGCCCGCCAGACAGCCCAAGGCGTAGTTATCTTCCCAATGGCCATGGCCACTGTAGGGCCAGAGTTAGAGCCTCTGTGAGGGGCTTCACCACATCCTCAAACAGTGGACGGTTCACCCAAACCCAGAGGAGCTTTTCCTTGGATAGCCTGATTGATGCCAAGGAGGAACTACGGGAAGATCAGCAAGAAGAGGCTTTCTTCAGTTCAGCTGATGAGATGCCCACAGAGACTTTCTGGCACCTGCAGACCTCCAATCTGCCCACAGTGGACCAGGAGGCAACGTACAGGCTTGGTCCCATCAACCACGGGACAGGAGCCAGGCTGGATGCCATCCTGCCAATGAGCAGTTCATTTTACCttggccccccgccccagcccccctGTGAGCAGCCTGAGTCAGAGGTAGAAGCAAGCTCCTCTGAACAGGCAAACACACTCCAAGGCCTGCAACTTTCAAGAGGCAGCCCTCTGTTGTCCATGGATTCCTGGTTTTCCTGTGACTCTAAGATCAATTCCAGCAGCCCCTCAGGAATAGTGGGTTCTTTATGTGCAAGTCCAGATATCCAGGAATCTCAGCCCCATGGTTGGGAGAGGCCTGGACACTGGCAAAATATGGAAGAACTAAAGCCATCAGGGGCAGAAACACTCCTGCCCTATAATTCCAAACTTCCCCGAGGTTGTGCCGAGCTGCCCTGCTGTGTAAGCGGTGTGTACACAATCCCTGCTTCTGATACACCCAGGCTGTCGCTCTCGGGGTCTTGCAGGCTGCTTCAGCCACGAGCTGCTGGCATCTTTCAGGCCAGAGGTCTCCCTGACACAGCCCAGGAGGCCAGCTCTGAAGCATCCAACAACTCCAGTGTGTCAGGTGTTTTGGCTGCCTCTGCTGCCTCATTCACTCATGTAGGCAGTGCCCATGAGAGAGACTGGGCCGCCCTTCAGCAAAAGTACCTCCTTGAACTGTCCCATCCTGTGTTGCAGGCTGTAAGAGAATCCAGGCCAGCTTTCTCCTCCCTCGAAGAAGACTCTGCCTCCTTGACCCAAGCTTCTGGCAAAGAAACAGATACTCTATTGCCAGTTGGTTCTGGGGTATCTAGCAGTCGGGATTTCAGCAACTTTCCTATCCATTTATCCAAAATTAGGCATTTGAGAGCAGAAAAAGAACAGGACAGTTTGAGTGCTGAGTTAGAAGGTACTTCAGATTTCTTTACAGCTAGAGAGAAAGAGGTGAGTCATAGTGGAACTTACTCAGCAGATGTAGAATCATTGACTTCTGGAACTACAAATGCACCAGTCTTTGTAGCAGAGAACAAGATAGCAAATTCCAGGACTGAAGCATGTGAAGTCAAGCAGAACAGCTTGGAAGAGTCTTCTCAGAGTAGTGGGAAACCTCGACTGATGACTTCCTCTGATGAATGTTTTTTCCAGAAGAGCCGTTGTCACGGTCATGTCACCATAGCCACCAAAGAAAACCACTGGCCCCGTGGCGGGGCTCATCTCAGGAAGAATAGTGCAGGCCAGGAGGGGCAGTTCAGTCCCAGTCGCTACCCACCCCTGCAGGAAGAGAAAGTAGATTATCAGGAGAGCTCCAGCGAAGTGGTTGGAAAGCACCCAAGCGTTTCGTTTGCATTTCCGTCAGGTCCAAAGCGGTATTCCCACTCTGCTGCCTGGAATCCATTCCCGGCTTCCTTGCAGCCACCTCCCTTGGAGACATTCTATGTGACCAAAAGCCGGGATGCCCTGACAGAAACTGCCTTAGAGATCCCGGCTTGCAGAGAATCAAGagtgccttccccaccccccagagaaGCCTGGGGCTTTGGTCATGACCATCAGGttctccaaaatatttatttgaagaataagTTGCCAGTGCTATTACAAAACCAGAATTCCAAGATTGCCTcatctcagcagggagtcacAGCAGGGAGGCCATTTGATCTGAACACCAAGGAAGttagcagagaaagagggaagtaCCCTGGAAATATTGAAGAAGAAAGCCacaattcagtttatttttttgttgctcAGAACAGACATTTTCTTTCATCTACTAGCACAAAAGTATGTGAATTTGAAAATCAAGttggaattttaaataaacacagtCTTTCGGCGCTTCAGGAGGGAGAAAAGGCCACGGTACAGTCCTATTGCAATGTTTGCTCAAGCCATTCTAGGTCTAGGAGGCCTCTCCTTATTTGTGAGTCTGAGGCagatgaggaagaagagcaggatcACAGTGTGGTCCTAAGGCAGACTCAGGCCTttgatatgaacagacagtttcCTTCTGGCGCCAAGTCTGATTTCATCTATGAAACCATCAATTTAGCCCTTGACAAGGACATACTGGGGGAAACTGCTATTTCTTTGCAGTCCAGATCAGTACATCGTAGAGTAAGTGGCCCAAAGATGATGGCCCCGGATGAGAGTCCAGCCCACAAGGGTGAGAGGAAGAATGAATCTGGGTTTCTTGGGAATGCTCTCTATTCCAAAGGCAGCTCAAAAGAGTTTAATCTTCCGCAGACAGAGACTACATATGAAAGATTCCAGTCAGTTACATGCTCTCAGGAAAAAAACCTGAGTGAATGCAAAGGCTCTGGAAGGTCACAAGAAATGTTAAGCCCCAAAGAAGAACCTTCTGGAAAGAAGCAGAATAGAAGAGTCAACGGTGCTGATGAAATGGCCAGGCTAATTAGGAGTGTAATGCAGCTGGAAAGTGGCATCTTGGAAATTGAATCCAAGCAGAATATGCAGCCAAATGCTTCCCACACATTGGGAGTCAGTAAGGAGTTTGTGTTCCAGGACCGAAGGGACCAGGAGATGGCTGACTATGTCCTGAAGCCAGGCAGCTTTGGAAACCACCTGTCTTTGAAGGATCAGCCATCTTCTCAAAAACAGACAGATGATGTTACCTTTAGGGATAGCGAAGCTGGAGAAATAGAGGTTAACAGTAGCATTGGGAAAGGTCCCCAGGTCCAGAAAATCACCTTGTACCCCTTCAAGTCAAAGGAATGTGTACAAGACATTAAATTTGCAAAAGAGCACACTTGCCCAGCTGCTATATTAGACAGACCCTCCTGGCACATGTGTGATGATGTAGGGACATGTGCAGCTCGTAGAGAGTTTGCAGACATGTGTGCTGATCCAAGAACCAAGGGATTGGCTGGTGCTCTGCCATTGCAGCCGAGCCCCAAGATGTCTTCTGAGAAGGAGGGCGAAGTGGGGAATGCATCTGCAAACCCCAGAGGGCAGCCCTGTGGCTTGGGAAGTCTTGAGGAACTGAAAACTGTGAAAAGTTTTTGGGAAAGCCAGGTTGCCAATTGTGTAAGTAGTTCTAAGCAAGAGGAGCCCAAAGTTCAAGGCAGAGTTGAGGAAATGGCTGTGCAAAGAGGAGGGAGCCTACAGGAACAAAACACAGTAGTCTCATCAACTCAGAAACTTTTCAGCCCAAGCCAGCATTGTATGGGCACATCTTATAGCCAGGAGACTGGTCCACTGCTGAGCCAGACAGACTCCTCTGTGGTTCCTCACGGAGACCTGAGTAGTACCTTGTCTTTGAAGTCTCCAAGGCTGCCAAGAGACTATCTTCATGCACATGATACTGTAGGCATCTCTTCAGTTGACTATGCGCTGGCTCCCACAATGTTGAAAATGCCTAATAGTCCCTTGGTAACTGGAGCAGGGAGTCAGAATCAGAGTGGAGAGCCCCAAGGCCACAGTCCTCAGGGAAATGTTAGAGGGGGCTCCTCCTTGGCACACTCTGCTTGGTGTGGGTCTGTGATATCCACGGCCATGGGATCTCATGGTCAGTCCCATGTATCAGAGAGCATTCCCCTGGAGGCAGAGGGCCACAGATCAGCAGATATCCAAGACCAAGGAGGGGACCTCAGAAGCATCTCAATGGGCTTGAGTCCCAGAGAGGGTTTTGCTTCAGAAGCCGAAGCAGATATAcaaagaggaacagaaagaacCAGGTCACTGAACAGGGTCTCTAGCCCACTTGAAAAGAAGGCCCGCTGCCTCCTAGAAGAGGGTAACAGTCAAGGCCAGCAGGTgaagcagaaggcagagaaagaggctgAGGACCTCAGTTCTCCTAGTGGTACTTTCTCAGCACCTGTGTCCCTGCCAGGGGTGTCTCACCCAGAGCACCGTGCTCATACATCCACAGGCCTGGCTGTGTTGGAGATCAGACAAGCAAAGGCCCAAGGAAAGCAGCTTCATGACTTGGGGGCTGGAGGCAAAATTCTTCCTTACTATGAGACTTTATTAGGACCTGAATGTTCTTCAGGGGCCCCCAGTAGGTCTCAGTGTCCACAAAGGGACCAGTTAGTGTCAGACAGGGCCAGTAATGAGGCTGAAGAACAAGGATTTCATGTGGCATCTCTCTCTGCTGAACCAGGACATCTGTTGACTAATGAGAGGAAAGTTCCTCAGGCCACACCCCTCCCTGCAGATAGCTTTCAACATCCCCCCAAAACGGAGACTAAAACAGGGCCACAGCTTCCCTCACAGAAttcctcccctgcagccccaACTCCAGGCAAAAGCCATTGTGCTGGAGAACTGAGACATTTTCTGGGAGCCGATGAACAGTTTGTATGTCACACTTGTTCTGAAatcatagagaaaaagaaaaaagcaactaCAACACCTTCCTCTTCTGATCTTATGGGCTCGGGCAGTTTTCCTTCAACAGCTGTAGAGGACAGGAGGGAAATATCAGAGAAAGTAGTGGCTCCTTTATCTTCTTGGGCCCCTAATGATGATCCTGGCATGATTCCACATGGGGGAAGCCAGTTAGCTCTGTGGGAGACTGCAGAGGCCATGCGCCCTGGTGGTCAGGAGCACAGCCCAGTGCATCAAGAACCTAGAATTCTAGATACCACTTGTGGAGGAGGTTCAGGTAATTTTTTAGTGGCTgcacaggaaggaaaaacaacctGTTTTGAAAGTCAGCTTGTGACCTGTGATGTTCAGAATTCTGTCAGCCTCTCAGCATGTACCCAAGACTCCTCCCAATGCCTTGAGGCTTCCACTGGCTTAGAAGAAGGGAGGGCAAATCCCAAACAGGGTACCATCCTGCCTAGAGCCCTGAGGAGCCTTGAACTGGAAGCTCCCTTGCAGCAATGTGTGAAGCGGAAGGAGAATGTTGGCTGTGGACTGGCAGAAGCCTGCGGTGCTGGCAGTCATCCCAGGCTGACTCCATTGCCAGATCAAAGACCTAGCCCAGGTCCTGGGGGAGTTCAGGAGGAGGCCCAGGGCAGATGCCCACGGCAAACTTCCTATTGTGTTGTCTTCTTAGGGAACATTGAAAGCAGCAGGACTCTTAGTCCATCTAGGGGGCAGGAAGGCAGAACAactccttgccaacatctgtgtAATCCTCAACCTATTGCTTCTCTTGCCtgtttctccccaccctccactaTACCGTGTTATAGAGATGGTGACCTGGGAAAGGGGAATTCCAAGACTGCCCTGCACACTCTCCAGCCACCCTGCATAGTGCCTTCCAGAGCCTGTGGAATGGATGAGAGAGGAGAGGGCTGTTCCGGGGAACCTGAAGTGCTCTTGGCACCCGGCCTTGAGCCCAAGGGCATTCATAAGGATCTTGGGCCAACAGACAGCAGCACTCGGGAgccttctgcttctgctgctgtCCTATCTCTGGCTCAAGGGGGCAGCTCCCCTTCTGTGCCTCATGGGGGGGCAAGTTCACTGAGCCACTCAGTGGCTGATGGAGGCTCAAGGTCAGCAGAGGATCCTGAGAAAAAGGCTGCTGAGAAGAAAGCCAGTACAGAGCTTGAGGCTGCCTTTTCCTCTGCAGGCATGTGCTCTGAGCCACAGAGGATGTTTCGGGACAGCTCTGGAGGTAGCCAGAATGCACAAGAGACTCAAGCCAAGCCAGAACCACCCTTAACAACTGAGAGACCACACACCCTGGATTTAAGTGAAGGGTCTGTTGAGAGTGAGCTTCTGGGGGAAGCACAGCATGGATATTTAGGAAATGCAATCCAATGCCTTCCAGAAAAGCAACAATTTTCCTATAAGTCCAGAGATCACAGTGGCTTGGATCCCCAAGCCGGATTTGTAGCAAAGTTAAAACACATCTCCAGGCACCAAGCTGATGGTC is drawn from Ursus arctos isolate Adak ecotype North America unplaced genomic scaffold, UrsArc2.0 scaffold_36, whole genome shotgun sequence and contains these coding sequences:
- the STARD9 gene encoding stAR-related lipid transfer protein 9 isoform X1, producing MREGNRRTEKKVGKRQKRYVEKEGKQHMPGLLCLDWETKEGGRIIVEVDGKVAKIRNLKVDNRPDGFGDSREKVVAFGFDYCYWSVNPEDPQYASQDMVFQDLGTEVLSGAAKGYNICLFAYGQTGSGKTYTMLGTPASVGLTPRICEGLFIREEDSAPLPSSCRIKVSFLEIYNERVRDLLKQSDQKKSYTLRVREHPEMGPYVQGLSQHVVTNYKQVIQLLEEGIANRITAATHVHEASSRSHAIFTIYYTQAILENNLPSEIASKINLVDLAGSERADPSYCKDRITEGANINKSLVTLGIVISTLAQNSQAFSSCQSLSSAASDGGDSGIPSSPSGTSSGAGPSRKQSYIPYRDSVLTWLLKDSLGGNSKTIMVATVSPSHTCYSETMSTLRYASNAKHIINKPRVNEDANIKLIRELREEIGRLKAMLLSFELTNYSPLNEEKDENLKELILQNELKIDQLTKDWTQKWNEWKALVEHYRVDINRRRAGVVIDSSLPHLMALEEDVLSTGVVLYHLKEGTTKIGRIDSDQEQDIVLQGQWIERDHCTITSACGVVILRPAQGARCTVNGREVTASCRLTQGAVITLGKAQKFRFNHPAEAAVLRQRRQVGEAVGGSGSLEWLDLDGDVTASRLGLCPLLWKKRRVLEEQSDEDHQPLRAGEAPQRAQIQQQHYVGDLRQRILAGQIRAKEDLELDQAHISQQIKDNQQQLLGEETWLAGLQQQRDHVAEKELEACVPPGAWLQADPETLLPPLVRSQKREVRLQLGRRNVLRAAQRDIRRRKSSFHLERILRKQRLLEAQKGLEQPKALCWLKDDHTQKPPYWVPSTDTMVPGPQHRSRRTGYSSLSLQRLCSRYLPQLHSVFLNRDPSTMLPPMPDPTDQISEKIPSEEYLPQAASYPPRTGHFSKNALYSSGKRHLCTPKVALARNGALASGSCLTVSSESASIQEMQRVGKQPCQMLSQSLASLDHSANKLKPRDEPGALTPSTYTKRGRGLADPDHTRAGWQKEGNLGTHKTAKGTCCTSSHPRGPKQASGCGKAAKTFWVESKPPPPSRASKRQQRVLVKDIAKKSSCLPHGSPLRGQHSVGDQDSTSSLTDFSPRVDHVRDKDGDLSDADSSYSVDSLSCVYAKALMEPKDPEGKEQDLPEPENSESDDGQISEDSLAEKGYESPPDSPRRSYLPNGHGHCRARVRASVRGFTTSSNSGRFTQTQRSFSLDSLIDAKEELREDQQEEAFFSSADEMPTETFWHLQTSNLPTVDQEATYRLGPINHGTGARLDAILPMSSSFYLGPPPQPPCEQPESEVEASSSEQANTLQGLQLSRGSPLLSMDSWFSCDSKINSSSPSGIVGSLCASPDIQESQPHGWERPGHWQNMEELKPSGAETLLPYNSKLPRGCAELPCCVSGVYTIPASDTPRLSLSGSCRLLQPRAAGIFQARGLPDTAQEASSEASNNSSVSGVLAASAASFTHVGSAHERDWAALQQKYLLELSHPVLQAVRESRPAFSSLEEDSASLTQASGKETDTLLPVGSGVSSSRDFSNFPIHLSKIRHLRAEKEQDSLSAELEGTSDFFTAREKEVSHSGTYSADVESLTSGTTNAPVFVAENKIANSRTEACEVKQNSLEESSQSSGKPRLMTSSDECFFQKSRCHGHVTIATKENHWPRGGAHLRKNSAGQEGQFSPSRYPPLQEEKVDYQESSSEVVGKHPSVSFAFPSGPKRYSHSAAWNPFPASLQPPPLETFYVTKSRDALTETALEIPACRESRVPSPPPREAWGFGHDHQVLQNIYLKNKLPVLLQNQNSKIASSQQGVTAGRPFDLNTKEVSRERGKYPGNIEEESHNSVYFFVAQNRHFLSSTSTKVCEFENQVGILNKHSLSALQEGEKATVQSYCNVCSSHSRSRRPLLICESEADEEEEQDHSVVLRQTQAFDMNRQFPSGAKSDFIYETINLALDKDILGETAISLQSRSVHRRVSGPKMMAPDESPAHKGERKNESGFLGNALYSKGSSKEFNLPQTETTYERFQSVTCSQEKNLSECKGSGRSQEMLSPKEEPSGKKQNRRVNGADEMARLIRSVMQLESGILEIESKQNMQPNASHTLGVSKEFVFQDRRDQEMADYVLKPGSFGNHLSLKDQPSSQKQTDDVTFRDSEAGEIEVNSSIGKGPQVQKITLYPFKSKECVQDIKFAKEHTCPAAILDRPSWHMCDDVGTCAARREFADMCADPRTKGLAGALPLQPSPKMSSEKEGEVGNASANPRGQPCGLGSLEELKTVKSFWESQVANCVSSSKQEEPKVQGRVEEMAVQRGGSLQEQNTVVSSTQKLFSPSQHCMGTSYSQETGPLLSQTDSSVVPHGDLSSTLSLKSPRLPRDYLHAHDTVGISSVDYALAPTMLKMPNSPLVTGAGSQNQSGEPQGHSPQGNVRGGSSLAHSAWCGSVISTAMGSHGQSHVSESIPLEAEGHRSADIQDQGGDLRSISMGLSPREGFASEAEADIQRGTERTRSLNRVSSPLEKKARCLLEEGNSQGQQVKQKAEKEAEDLSSPSGTFSAPVSLPGVSHPEHRAHTSTGLAVLEIRQAKAQGKQLHDLGAGGKILPYYETLLGPECSSGAPSRSQCPQRDQLVSDRASNEAEEQGFHVASLSAEPGHLLTNERKVPQATPLPADSFQHPPKTETKTGPQLPSQNSSPAAPTPGKSHCAGELRHFLGADEQFVCHTCSEIIEKKKKATTTPSSSDLMGSGSFPSTAVEDRREISEKVVAPLSSWAPNDDPGMIPHGGSQLALWETAEAMRPGGQEHSPVHQEPRILDTTCGGGSGNFLVAAQEGKTTCFESQLVTCDVQNSVSLSACTQDSSQCLEASTGLEEGRANPKQGTILPRALRSLELEAPLQQCVKRKENVGCGLAEACGAGSHPRLTPLPDQRPSPGPGGVQEEAQGRCPRQTSYCVVFLGNIESSRTLSPSRGQEGRTTPCQHLCNPQPIASLACFSPPSTIPCYRDGDLGKGNSKTALHTLQPPCIVPSRACGMDERGEGCSGEPEVLLAPGLEPKGIHKDLGPTDSSTREPSASAAVLSLAQGGSSPSVPHGGASSLSHSVADGGSRSAEDPEKKAAEKKASTELEAAFSSAGMCSEPQRMFRDSSGGSQNAQETQAKPEPPLTTERPHTLDLSEGSVESELLGEAQHGYLGNAIQCLPEKQQFSYKSRDHSGLDPQAGFVAKLKHISRHQADGPWEEEEQQRDQESGGGKEPAQGRTSQCSHEGGLDGCQIRDAGREEACAAKPRVSKMFSSGFKDSATMPLGQSEAPWPTPLSPGLPASGREQPAPPSRCSLPVIAVVSGPRHSRSSPRPQFSEVSSSQSLQELNMSVEPPSPTDEDTQEPNRLWFPHPTDYFSGNSAVRTSLEGEGCGQKASSNLDNSTADYWLPKPATPPYPRSSTLSCMPTPDFMTGWTSSTLEEEAWQESPERPGGQARPEKWHSKADKGTLHFNSSDINPYILSSRPEGPVQIGWKQYVFGSAVDVSCGQIPQGLIPSNMAHCSSMDSGLECQNSPLYSHLSTYANARDLSSPHSIGNAQGSRKLWEVWGSSFALENLHILNSPEGATPSKGPDKRAQFPGTPDEAGWLRSEALLAEGSAAGPVDDIMLPYPSEAGGPVGQFRMGTLEQGTQTLGCSLCWSSTDISSAQPETGAVPVSGLVTWTSMHNLSLHLSQLLHSTSELLGSLSQPSVAEKEQNIKRETPDEVTQAFMIDGCTQTTMDKGIQTDLALPPLHLQAPEANPQEVNVVLEVLGSDIPTMSQGQGYVTGTLQKKEAEETAWKMAGPSELREESLHCRPESLLAPPSHLRFQKAHFGQNLPSVSPQASPDASLPPNSQPEEPSCLVVGSPSLTSSQSPEPCPSAAVSLRDPKVEKDLGTMGMLLVDRASSPILTLSASTQGLGLPADSLSATTPSACPLEGHQELVSSPDLLPDTSRPPVDNHSQTTDESGGSQRVGAPCGEGSSPLEKSDGRSFLEVSSPGRLPQNPKLQVCFLEQAPQQLQPKTTTLLQSRLPTPSLRSRSQRLADSFVSEDLASLECGPVSSRGAGQWQSKTENGGESSASPVEPQPTLDFSSSRGGLQPLSPCPISELTDTSGLQGSTLGPTKACQSEVLLCSSSQVCMAPEPQHHGLRDFPVHNKFTHWSGVQDGSPGGLSVKETRCDPSSGEQGQKPLQPPDDQSQDPQWSQRESIPLQVGAQNLPLSMELTEAKLHHGFGEAAALLQVLQTGTGEALAAEEPVRSTWEELYARQKQTIETLRRERAERLQNFHWTRSLGPQKQLSLLPNRDLPTRDLDLPSRRREYLQQLRKDVVETTRSPGSASRSAHPASDIALMLQEYQRAREEAKVEIARARARLWEQTEQEKLRIRQQIISQLLREEEKLHTLATSNSLCTSSNGSLSSGVTSGYNSSTALPDQLQSPDSVGDTNLPDSSDSWIGDVRGSSTVRNSHLSLAGSTWKSLAYSRRTSLGSCCCSPSSLSSLGTCFSSSYQDLAKHIVDLSVADVMAACSDNLHNLFSCQAAAGWNYQGEEQEVQLYYKVFSSTRHGFLGAGVVSQPLSHVWAAVSDPTLWPLYHKPIQTARLHQRVTNSINLVYLVCDTALCALKQPRDFCCVCVEAKEGQLSIVAAQSVYDTSMPRPSREMVRGEILPSAWVLQPITMEGKEITRVIYLAQVELGAPGFPPQLLSSFIKQQPLVIARLASFLGS